From the genome of Brassica oleracea var. oleracea cultivar TO1000 chromosome C4, BOL, whole genome shotgun sequence:
AATCATGAAATACTTTGGTTTAGGAGTTTGGCAAACATATGTTATAGTATTGTATGTATTGTTAGGGTTAGATTCTGGAAAACTAAAATAGATTTTGGAAAACTAAAATGTTTTTTTCAAAAATTAGTTTTCACCTATATGTGTTTATTTAGGGGTTATGTTTAGGGTGTGGACGACTTATATTTCAGTCGTCTGGTGAAGAAATTAAAACAGACGACTTACATGTAAGTCGTCCAAATATTCCCGCCTAAAATTTTTTAAAAAAATTATTTTCCCGCTTAAATAATTTAAACCAGACGACTTACTTGTAAGTCGTCTGGAAAATCTTCTATTTTAGTTTCCCGCTAAAAATATTTAATTTCCCACTAAAAATATTAAACTCTTCTGGACGACTTACATGTAAGTCGTCTGTTTTAATTTCTTCACCAGACGACTGAAATGTAAGTCGTCCGAGTAAATTATTCAACAGACGACTGAAATATAAGTCGTCCACACCCTAAACATAACCCCTAAACTTAATTATCTAATTAAAGACTTCATAAAATCAAATCAAACTTGAAAAGTGTTTACTATACACATAAATAAACACATATAGGTGAAAACTAATTTTTGAAAAAAACATTTTAGTTTTCCAAAATCTAACCCTAACAATACATACAATACTACAACATATGTTTGCCAAACTCCTAAACCAAAGTATTTCATGATTCACTACTTCCACTCATCTATCTTCAAAACAAATCAATTTTATCATATCTTAATTTATATCACTTAAAACTGTTTATAATTACTTGATTTTTATTTTTCACGCATCAAAATATTTTTTTACAAGATTTATAAATTATTTTTAAAATAAACCGGTACCAGACGACTTACACTTCAGTCGTCCAGACGACTTCCAACATCTCAGACGACTCAGACGATTTACTAGGGCTATATTCGTAAAAATGACTTCTATTTTTTTGTTTGGTCACAAGGGGTTGAGCTGTAATTTCACTAGGCTTTTAGATAAGACATGGCTGATTTTTGTTTCTCCGACTGATTTAGTGATCATGAGCTGGCTGAGTTATTTAATCTACAGCTGACTTATTGGAGGTATTATGGCTGGTTTTCGTATTTTCAGCCGTAATGAGCTTGATTAACAGTAAACTCAGCTTAATTACAGCTGACCTATTAGCAAAAGATTAATTACTAGAATATCATTCATTTGACGGCTAAGTTATTTGAAAATACAGCAGGCTTAATGTTTTCCAGTCTAGTTTCTACTGATTTATTAGCGAAAGATTAATTAATGATATAGTATTCACCCTGCGAATGACTTACATTTGTAGTTATGGCTGATTTATTAAGGTGAGTTATAAGTTCGTTTTGTTGCTGCCTTACCGATTTTCCATGTCATCAAAATTTATTTTCCAAGTCATTATTAATATTACGACAGTCAAAATTAGGGTTTATGTTAAAGACGTCGTGTCTTGTTCTTCATCTTCATCTTCTTCTTCATCATCATCTTTTTCTTCTTCTTCTTCTTCATCTACCTTCTTCTTTTGATACCCATACCTGATATTTTGAAATATCTTCTTCATTTACTTTTATTTTCTCATTTTTATTATTTTCATTCATCTATTTCTGAAATCTTATGAATCCGGTAATTATTGTTTTCGCGACGACAAAGACATAAAATTGAGCTAGTTAAAAGGAAGGCGGAGAAACAAAGTAGGCAGAGAAGACGAAGTTGACGAAGAAGATGACAAATTTAAAAGCCGTTTTGATATGTTCGACGAATCGAACGATGCCTTATCTGAAGATGATAAATTCAGTTTATACAATGAGTCTCCAACACAAGACAAGGATTCACCAAGGCTACCTCATAAGAAGAGACCTCACAACATTTTGATGACTGGATCGAAAAGGAATCCATAGGTTAAGGTTGGAGTTATGTCAACGAATTGGATGAAATATCAGTTACTAATTCGTATTTTGGCTTAGTTATGTATAAAAAATGCATGAGTTATAACAACGAATTGGCTGAGTTATCAGTGACTAAAATTAATGTTTCGGTTGAGTTATGTATAATTATTGATGAGTTATGCTAACGAATTGGCTTAGTTATCAGTGACTAATTCATGTTGCTAACTTACTAGACGGGCATAGAGATTGTCGTCAGTATAGTGTCTCGAGATTAGCAAAAGTTATGTCTGATTATGTACAGATTCACACGCCTAGTAAAGGGAGCAATAATAATTGCACTTACACATGAGTTATATTTGCAATTAATACACCAATATAAATTATATTTACAACTGTCTAATTTGTGATTTCGATGAGAATGATAATCAATAGTCATAAGAATAACTAATTCGGCTGAGTTATGTATATGGTAGGCCTAATATTTAAATGATAAGATTAGGGATTAAATGTAACATGACTTTCTAGGAATAGGTCCATTAGGTCCATTTTTTTAAAAAATCACACATGAATCAAGGTTGTGACTTCTGTTTTAATATACAAGACTAGGTAATAACTCGTGCCTTGCGCGGGATATGAATATTAGTTTCGTTATTTTTAATAAAAACACATTAAATCTGTTTAATTTGGATATCAGTTCGGTTTTAATTTATTTTTTGGTTTTTAATCTCCTAAAATATAACTATTATTTTAAATTATTATTTATTTTAGGTTATTCGGTTAGAATGTTTGATTTTTTAGTTTTTTTTGTTAAAAATAAAAAGATTACTATTATTTATTTATTTTCATGTTATGAATTTTAGATAGTCGTCACGTCGAACCAATGGTTTCATATCATAGTTTGTAAACGGATAATAGTTCAAGAAAAAGAAAATAAAATTATTAAGACAAATCATTTCACTACAATTTGGTCGGTAGTGAAAAAAACATTAAGAAAAAAATATTTCAACTTCAAAAAAAAAAATAGATACTTCAATTGTGGTAAATAGTTAGTTATAAGGTGCTCACATCAAGGTACACATGTTGTGTATATAAAAATATATTAAAATAGTTGACAAATATATAAAGATATTGTTAATTAATATTAAATGACATTTTTATTCAAAATAATACATAAAAGATAAAATTAAAATTAATTAAAAATTAAAAATTAAAAAGGCGTTGACATTAGTGAATTTTTTCATATACAGTAAAATTAATTGTATCCGTAAATATAGGTGGGCTCATATCGAATATCCGGATATTTGGAGGCATTCATGTCAATTCAATCTTTTGCCACCTGGATAGTCGGTGATTCTGGTATCCGAAATGTTTTAGAATTTTAAAGAATATCCGATTTGATCCGTAGATAAAATAAAAATTTAAAAATAATTGAAAATTTTAATAATAACATTTTATTACAAAAATAAAATATTATTTAACTTTTTAAATTTTAATACCTAATATAATAAATTTAATTTATAAAAATATTGTAAAACTTATATAAACTATAACATATATATATAATTCTGTACATATATGTATATATGTGCATATAACAGATCAAATTAGATATCCGTTCCTAAAAATATTGGTATTTGTTATTTTTTTTTTTTTTTATATTGTATTTTAGTATTTGATTTGCTTCGTAGAGTTACGGATATCCGTATTTTTTGTTCAAATCAAAACGGATAACGAATCAAATCAAAATTTATAAATATTTTTTCCAACTTTATCCGTAAACAATAAAAATAATATATATATATAGTTTAGTTGTAGTTTAGCTTTTGATTCGTTATTTGTTTTGATTCGAACAGAAAAATCCAAAGTTTTATTGAAACTATGCATGTGAGTTTTATATTAAAAAATACAAAATATATAGTGTGAACACATTTATGAATACAATGTGAACTCGTTAGCATACTTATTATCAAATCATTGTGAGGTTGTCACGTCTCTATCATAGTGTAAATGCATTTATTACAATGGTCTCCTTTAGGATTTTAATCATTTAAATACATTTTATTAATTTTTTTGTTATTTAGATTTTTAAGAAATCCACATGGGTTTTTAGGCAATGAGCATCCACTTATAAATACTGAACCTAACTACTAGTTACTCATCCCTTCATTATAGAGAAACCGTATGATGAGCTTGCCAATGAGTGCTAGAAAAATTACCATGCCATGTGTTATGGAGGAAACACCGTACATCTTCCCCGACGGATCACCTACGCTCGTCGAGTTATTGAAAGACTGCGACAGTTTCCGGAAGGAAGATTCCAACTCCATCACCAAAAGCGATGATACTTCCCATCACATAATAGATATCAATGCTTTACACGTACCACCAGCTGTATCGTTCGTCTTAGCCTTCAACAACCTCGAATACAGTGTCACTCTTCGCCAACGGTTTGGTTTCTCGTCCACTTCGGTGAAGACTCTACTCGATGATGTTTCCGGGGAGGCATGCGACGGCAATATCCTCGCCGTTCTCGGTGCAAGTGGAGCTGGGAAGTCCACGTTGATCGATGCATTAGCGGGACGTGTTGCAAAGGAGAGTCTTAGAGGGTCCGTGACACTAAACGGAGATAACGTTTTGCAATCTAGTTTGTTGAAAGTGATATCTGCTTACGTCATGCAAGACGATCTCTTGTTTCCCATGCTGACCGTTAAAGAAACACTTATGTTCGCTTCTGAGTTTCGTCTCCCGAGAAGCTTGTCCAAGTCCAAGAAAATGGAACGTGTTGATGCCCTAATAGACCAACTAGGGCTAAGAAGCGCGGTTGATACAAGAATAGGAGATGAAGGACACCGTGGTGTCTCCGGTGGAGAGCGGCGACGCGTATCAATAGGTATGAACATATATATTTTTTTGAATGAATGTAAAATTAATTCATCTCAAAACCTTTTTATAATATTAATAGGTATGACTTATTATTTTCTTAATGAATAAAAAATTTATCCATCTCAAATTTTTTATACACTAGGTATCGACATTATCCATGACCCTATCGTCTTGTTCCTCGACGAACCTACATCAGGGTTGGATTCCACCAACGCATTTATGGTGGTGCAAGTTCTTAAACGTATAGCTCGTAGTGGCAGTATCGTAATTATGTCGATACATCAACCTAGTGCAAGAATACTAGATTTGCTTGACTGTCTTATTATCTTATCTCGAGGCAAGAGTGTGTTCAACGGTTCTCCGGCGAGTCTTCCTTCTTTCTTTTCCGACTTTGGTCATCCCATCCCGGAGAGAGAGAACATCACCGAGTTCGCACTTGACCTAGTTCGAGAGCTTGAAAGAGAGCCCAACGAAGGAACTAGAGAGCTAGTAGAGTTCAACGAGAAGTGGCAGAAAAAGAAATTCGCTCGAGGCACGACACAAACTGCATCTCAACAAGCCTTGTCCTTAAAAGAATCTATCGATGCAAGTATCTCTAGAGGCAAATTAGTCTCCGGCTCATCAGGATCCAACCTCTTGTCCATGGAGACAGTATCTTCATACGCAAACCCGTCATTGTTTGAAACATTCATCTTAGCCAAACGTTACATGAAAAACTGGATTCGAATGCCTGAGCTTGTCGGAACAAGGATAGCTACCGTCATGGTGACCGGTTTTCTATTAGCCACGGTCTATTGGAAGCTAGACAATACTCCAAGAGGTGCAAACGAGAGATTGACCTTCTTTGCATTCGTTATGCCCACAATGTTCTATTGCTGTCTAGACAATGTCCCTGTTTTTATCCAAGAACGTTACATCTTCTTAAGAGAGACAACACACAACGCTTACAGAACATCTTCATACGTCATATCTCATTCTCTAGTGACCATGCCTCAGTTAATAGCCCCGTCCATAGTATTTGCCTCCATCACATTCTGGACCGTTGGTTTGAACGGTGGGTTACAAGGTTTCTTCTTCTATATCCTCATAATCTACGCTTCGTTTTGGTCGGGATCATCTGTTGTTACTTTCATATCTGGCGTTCTTCCGAACATCATGTTAAGTTACATGGTCGCAATATCCTATCTCGCTTACTGTTTACTCTTGAGTGGGTTCTACGTGAACCGAGATCGTATACCAATCTACTGGATGTGGTTCCATTACATTTCACTGCTCAAGTTTCCCTACGAGGCTGTCTTAATCAACGAGTTTGATGACCCGTCTCGTTGCTTTGTTAAGGGAGTTCAAGTGTTCGATGGTACTCTTATCGGAGGAATGTCTGATTCGGGGAAGGTTAAGCTCCTTCAAACTCTGGGAATGTCTCTAAGGAAGAGGATAACGGAGTCAACATGCTTAAGGACTGGGTCTGACTTACTTGCCCAGCAAAGTATTACTCAATTGAGTAAGTGGGATTGCTTGTGGATTACGTTTGCTTGTGGCCTCTTTTTTAGGA
Proteins encoded in this window:
- the LOC106342380 gene encoding ABC transporter G family member 19-like — its product is MMSLPMSARKITMPCVMEETPYIFPDGSPTLVELLKDCDSFRKEDSNSITKSDDTSHHIIDINALHVPPAVSFVLAFNNLEYSVTLRQRFGFSSTSVKTLLDDVSGEACDGNILAVLGASGAGKSTLIDALAGRVAKESLRGSVTLNGDNVLQSSLLKVISAYVMQDDLLFPMLTVKETLMFASEFRLPRSLSKSKKMERVDALIDQLGLRSAVDTRIGDEGHRGVSGGERRRVSIGIDIIHDPIVLFLDEPTSGLDSTNAFMVVQVLKRIARSGSIVIMSIHQPSARILDLLDCLIILSRGKSVFNGSPASLPSFFSDFGHPIPERENITEFALDLVRELEREPNEGTRELVEFNEKWQKKKFARGTTQTASQQALSLKESIDASISRGKLVSGSSGSNLLSMETVSSYANPSLFETFILAKRYMKNWIRMPELVGTRIATVMVTGFLLATVYWKLDNTPRGANERLTFFAFVMPTMFYCCLDNVPVFIQERYIFLRETTHNAYRTSSYVISHSLVTMPQLIAPSIVFASITFWTVGLNGGLQGFFFYILIIYASFWSGSSVVTFISGVLPNIMLSYMVAISYLAYCLLLSGFYVNRDRIPIYWMWFHYISLLKFPYEAVLINEFDDPSRCFVKGVQVFDGTLIGGMSDSGKVKLLQTLGMSLRKRITESTCLRTGSDLLAQQSITQLSKWDCLWITFACGLFFRILFYFTLLFGSKNKRT